AATTGATAGTAAATTAGAAACCAAATCATCTATAAATGATATTTTCAGAAACGCTCAATCTGCTTATAATAAGTGGGCTGACCTACCTGCAGAAGAGAGAACAACAGATAAACTATTATCTACATTAGATTTTGATTTCTTTAAAGTACTAGATAGTGTAACAATAGCTAGAAGTAGAAAACATATTCGCGAATTTTATGATAGAGAAGCTATTGGGGAGTTTCCACAGCGCTTAAAACCTCTTAATTTTGAACCTGATTTAACAGTTTCAAATCTTGGGATTACCTATAAAAAATTATATCACTTGCTTGATAAACTACAGTTGACTATCTATCAACCTTCAATACATATCTACCCATCAAAGAGAGCTAAATACGATAAAAGTAAAGAAGGAAAAATGGGGAATTTAACTCAGTTTGGTCGTGAGTCTGGTATCAAAAAACTGATGATGATTAACCTGCTCAAACGTTTAGAAAGTTCTGTTGCAGCTTTTCGATATACTTTAATAGACGTTGTAAAAGATTATGTAGAAAAGACATTAAAGGCTATCGAGGAATATGAATTGACAGGCTTGGATTATCTATCTGTTGATCCGAACTTTGATGAAGATGATTTTGATTTGGAAGATAGTAATTTCGAGTTTTCTATCGGTAAGAAAAATCGGATTTCTCTACAAGATATGGATTATCGTAGTTGGAAGGTCGAGTTAGAACAAGATTTTGCAGTATTGACAGAGCTAGAAAATATAATCAGTAAAATAACACCACAAGAAGACCAAAAACTTCAGACTCTTTTTACCTTGATAGATGAGAAACTAAAAAATCCAATCAATGCTGGCAATAAAAAATTGATCATTTTCTCCGCATTTGCGACAACAACGAACTACCTTTATAAACATATTAGTCAGTATGTCTTGGATAAGTATGGTCTCTACACTGCTCAGATTTCAGGTACAAAAGGTTTTGCAACAACTCTGGAAACTAAAAATAAAGATCTCAATTCGTTACTAACTTATTTCTCTCCTAAATCAAAATCTCGTGATGTTCTGTTTCCTGGTGATGAGAGTGAGATTGATCTTTTAATCGCAACAGATGTGATTTCCGAAGGTCAAAACTTGCAAGATGCAGATATGATGGTTAATTACGATATCCATTGGAATCCTGTCCGTATTGTTCAACGATTTGGTCGTGTGGATCGAATTGGTAGTCGAAATAAATACATTCAATTGGTTAACTTTTGGCCGAACCTTGAGTTAGATGAGTATATAGATCTCAAGTCTAGGGTTGAATCTAGAATGAAGATTTCTGTCTTGACTTCAACAGCAGATGATAACGTTTTATCTAGTGAAGAAATAGAGGATAATAATTACCGAAGAAAACAATTAGAACGTCTTAGAGATGAAGTGGTCGATCTAGAGGAGATGAATGATGGTATTTCCATTATGGATTTAGGATTAGAAGATTATCGTATGGACCTTCTCAAGTATTTGGAAGAACATCCTGAGTTAGAAAGAGTTCCAAAAGGATTGCAAGCTATTTTACCTGCCTCCAATAAAGAATCAGAAGGTGTCATTTTCGTCCTAAAAAACAAAGAACAGTTAAAAGGAAAAAATAATCAGAATCAGCTTCACCCATATTATATCCTCTACATCAATAAAAATGGAGAATTACTGTTATCTCCATCTGAAAGCAAGAAAATATTAGAACACCTCAGTAGCATTTGTCGGGGTCAAAGTAAGCCATTAAGTCAAGTAGTAGACAAGTTTAATCGTCAAACAAAAGACGGTAAAGAAATGGTTGTTTATTCCGAATTGCTTCAAGAGGCAATTGATCAATTAATGGAACATGATCAGATTTCAACGATGGATGCCCTATTTAACTTTGGATCTGTTGATTTGATGAATACGAGCATTGAGGGAATGGATGATTTTGAGCTAATTTGTTTCTTCATATTGATGAAAGGAGATTCTGATGATTAAATTTCCATCCTATACAGCCTTATCAAAACCTCACCTTCTATATCGTCCTCATAAAAAGGGAAATAGTGATTTTTTTGATAATCTTAATGTTTCTGTAAAAGAAAAGAAAGAATTAAGAGAACAGATTAGAGCAATTCAAATTACTCATCAGATTGATACAAGTACCACTAATATTCCTGCTGGGAAAAAAGTGAAGCAAATCATGGTTTTAGAGATAGAACTCGAACAAATGGATGTTTCGTTCACTTTATTAGAACAGCTAGATATAAGATTAGGGATTTACACAGCTTTTGTATTAAAATATCCACAAGATCAAGAAGAACTTCTTATTCATTATAAAGAGCCTTTAAGTCAAGAAAAGGATGGCAAGCACTTTAAGATTGTTCGTCGCTTTCAGACGCGTGATGATGTAAGCATTGAATTTGAGGGAAATGATTTAGATGATGTCTATGAGAGTCTTGTAAAAGAAACTGGTAAGAAAGAGCTACAAGTTTTAGAAACAAGTAATCTTAGGAACTCTATTGATCTCAGTGACCAATTAGATAAATTAGAGAAAAAGGCTCAACAGTTAAAGAAAAAGATGTACTCTGAAAAATCAATGAGAAAACAAATAGAAATAAAAAGAGAATATCAGGCTACATTGAAAGAAATAGAAGCTTTAAAGAAGCAAAATTGACTGTAGGTTCTGGATAAGGAAAATCAGGATTTAGGATTACCAGATCATATATTAGGGCAATCATCAGATAAAGATTTTTATGTGATGATGATTTAAAATAATAAATATAAAGAAAAATCAGAAATTGAGATTAGGGAACTCTTTTGATTTCAACCTCTATTTTTGATAGAATGAAGCTGTAATTTATTAAAAATTAAGCAATACAAAAATAGGATAAGCCAACTTAATTTTTTTATAAAATTAAAATTACAAAAGCTTGACAAAGCTAAGAAAGGATACTACCATGAGCACAGCACAGCACAGCACACAGGTGAAAACTCTGGACTTGAGAAATTAAATCTCACTTCAAAAGATGTTTTTACAGATAATATTTCAAAAATTGGTCAACTTTTTCCTGAAGTTCTGACGGAAAAAAGGGATGAATACGGCAGATTACGTCCTGCGATTGACTTTGAGAAGCTAAAACAGTTTTTATCAGAGGAAATTGTGGATGGTCGAGAATCCTATGAGTTTACTTGGGTTGGAAAGCGTGAAGCTATCGCAGAAGCTGGGCGACTAACTACCAAAACCTTAAGACCAGATCTTGATGAAAGTGTTGACTTTGAAAACAGTGAAAATATCTTTATTACTGGGGATAATTTAGAAGTCTTGAAAATCTTACAAGAATCCTATCTAGGAAAAATCGATATGATTTATATCGATCCACCCTATAATACTGGAAAAGACTTTGTATACTCTGATAAGTTCCAAAAAACAGATGAAGAGTTGAAGGAAGAGATGGAACTTTTGGATGAAGAAGGACGCCAGGTCGTTGGGCTTACCAAAAATGAAAAAACTTCGGCTCGTTACCACTCAGACTGGCTCAATATGATGTATCCACGTCTCCGTCTAGCACGTAATCTCCTCAAGGATTCAGGTGTTATTTTTATCTCTATTGATGATAATGAACAAGCTAATCTGAAAGCTATCTGTGATGAGATATTTGGTGAAGAAAGTTATATTGGTGAAGCTATTTGGAAACGAAAGGTTTTTGATAATAATGATCACCTGCCTTCTCTTCATGAGTACGTAACAATATATTCTAAGGGTGAAAATGATAAATTTGATTTTAATCTTTTACCGAGAAGTGAGAAACAATTAGCACAATATAATCTTGATGATGGGGATGGAAAAGGGAAGTATAAATTAGAAAAACTAACAGCACCAACAGCTGGAGGTAGGTATTCAGTAGCAACAGACTTCATTATTGTTAATCCTAAAACGGGACAAGAGTATAGATCTAATACGGGGAATTGGCGATTTGGTAAAGAAACTATTAAAGAAATGATCAATCGTGAAGAAATTAATTTTGATAGTAGTCTTCCTAGATACAAATTATATCTAAATAAAGTTAAGGAAGGCGTCGCGCCAAATTCCTTCTGGGATGAACTGGAAAAGAATTTACACGCTGCAAAACAAATTCAGGAGTTATTTGGTATAAAAATGTTCGATACTCCGAAGCCGACTGGATTGATTAAACATATTTTAACAATATCAACAAAAAAAGATTCTGTTATCCTCGATTTCTTCGGTGGTTCTGGTACTACAGCTGATGCAGTCATGCAACTGAATGCTGAAGATGGTGGAAATCGTAAGTTTATCCTGTGTACGTTGGATGAGGAAGTAGCTGATAAGTCTGCTGCTAAAGAAGCAGGTTATGAAACCATTGACCAAATTTCACGTGAGCGGATTCGTCGTGCTGCTGCCAAGATTCAGGAGGAGCATCCAGAGTTGGTTGGCAAGCAAGATTTTGGTTTTAAAGCTTACAAACTAGATTCTTCTAATTTCAAAGATGTATCTGCCCGTCCAGACCAATTTGTTCAAACAGATCTTTTCGATAGTGTATCCAATATCAAGGAAGGACGTACTGGCCTTGACTTACTTTTCCAAGTTATGCTGACATGGGGAATGGAACTGTCACTAGCCATTGATATGGAGAAAGTAGCAGGAGCAGAAGTCTATGACGTAGATCAAGGATCACTCATGGCTTGTTTTGAAGATGAAATATCAGAAGAAGTTATCCGTCATATCGCTCAAGCACAACCACTCCGTGCCGTTTTCCGTGATAGCTCATTTGCCAATTCAGCAGATAAGATTAACGTAAGTGAAATCTTCAAAGAATTGTCACCTCATACAAAAGTGAAGGTGGTGTAGGATATGAGTTTTAATAAAAATGTCAAAAATAGTAATCTTGATAAGCTTGATGAAATGATTCAAGATGAAATTAGAAAACTAAAAATAGTTAGACGAGCTCGTATTTTGGCTAGTGAACGACTTGGGGGATATGCTAGTAAGTGGGACATGTATTTACTTTTGATGGCTATTTTATCTAGTGCCTTATTAGTTATTTCATTGATAGTTCCAAATGAAGGCTTGATAAAAAAAGTAGTTTCAGGATGTTTTTCCATGTATACAGTTATCATTCAATATTATGTGTCCACATTAAACTATAGAGAACGTGCTTTGAAATTCCATTATCACCATATAGAAATTAATAAACTTAAAGAATCACTTCAATGGTTATCTCTACAAGGTTATAATTTTAAAAAGAAGAATGCTAAATTTAAAGTTATAGTAGAAAAATATAATCTTATTCTTCAGCAACAAGAAAATCATAGTGAGTACGATTATCATAGAGCAAAGTGTAAAGAAATTAGACAGTTAGATTTTAGTATGGATAATATTTTTGTAAATATTCAACCGATTGTTATTATCTTATTTATTCTTAGTTACTTGTTCTTGGGAGGTATTTGCAATGAGATTACAATTTAAAAAACAACAATTCCAGTTGGATGCGGTTAGTGCCATTGCAGATTTATTTCAAGGGCAAGCCAAACATACTGGAGTTCAGTATATGGCGGATCCAGGTCGTCTCAAGTCAGATGAGGTAGATTTGGTTTTAGATGCTTATCGAAATGCACCGATTCAATTGAGTCAAACAAGTATACGAGAAAATGTTCATACTATGCAAACTCGTTATGGTTTGCGTCCTTCTGATAGTCTTTCTATTGATATGATTGCTGGAAGAGAAGCATATAATTTTTCAATAGAGATGGAGACGGGAACAGGGAAGACCTACACGTATATCCGTACAATTATGGAGTTGAATAAACGATATGGCTGGCTTAAGTTTGTTATTGTCGTTCCAAGTGTAGCCATTCGTGAAGGGGTTCTCAAGTCTCTTCAGATTATGTCAAGCCACTTTCAGATGGAGTATGGCAAACAACCACGCTATTTTGTCTACGATTCTTCACGTTTAGGTGATTTGGATAGTTTTGCCAATTCGTCAGACCTTCAAATCATGGTCATCAACTCTCAAGCCTTTAATGCGAAAGGGAAAGATGCGCGACGGATTCATTCTGAACAGGAAAGTTTCCGTTGGCGCCGTCCAATTGATGTCTTGGCAGCTATGAATCCGATTATGATTATTGATGAACCTCAGTCTGTTGAAGGGAAACAAACCAAGGAAAGACTAAAAGATTTCAAGCCATTGTTTACGCTACGTTATTCGGCTACCCATAAAGAAAAACATGATATGGTTTATAGATTGGATGCCATGGATGCTTATAATCAAAAATTAGTGAAGAAGATTGCGGTTAAGGCTATTGAGCAAACTGGGACGACTGGGACACAAGGCTATCTTTATCTACAAGAAATCATTCCACAAAAAACAGGAGCACCCAAAGCAAAAATTGAGTTTGAAGTAAAAACGCAGTCAGGTGTCAAAAGGAAATTGAAGGTGGTGGAAGAACTCTTTGATTTGTACGCTGAATCAGGGAATTTATCTGCTTATAAAGGAATGCCCCTTAGTCACTTTGATGCAAGAGAGAACAAACTTCAAGTTGGT
Above is a genomic segment from Streptococcus mitis containing:
- a CDS encoding DNA methyltransferase, which gives rise to MDGRESYEFTWVGKREAIAEAGRLTTKTLRPDLDESVDFENSENIFITGDNLEVLKILQESYLGKIDMIYIDPPYNTGKDFVYSDKFQKTDEELKEEMELLDEEGRQVVGLTKNEKTSARYHSDWLNMMYPRLRLARNLLKDSGVIFISIDDNEQANLKAICDEIFGEESYIGEAIWKRKVFDNNDHLPSLHEYVTIYSKGENDKFDFNLLPRSEKQLAQYNLDDGDGKGKYKLEKLTAPTAGGRYSVATDFIIVNPKTGQEYRSNTGNWRFGKETIKEMINREEINFDSSLPRYKLYLNKVKEGVAPNSFWDELEKNLHAAKQIQELFGIKMFDTPKPTGLIKHILTISTKKDSVILDFFGGSGTTADAVMQLNAEDGGNRKFILCTLDEEVADKSAAKEAGYETIDQISRERIRRAAAKIQEEHPELVGKQDFGFKAYKLDSSNFKDVSARPDQFVQTDLFDSVSNIKEGRTGLDLLFQVMLTWGMELSLAIDMEKVAGAEVYDVDQGSLMACFEDEISEEVIRHIAQAQPLRAVFRDSSFANSADKINVSEIFKELSPHTKVKVV
- a CDS encoding helicase, with translation MEIDNRSICLGDELKKELKSESRVKIAAATFSMFAYQQLKEELENIEELKFIFTNPTFVTDETKTDFREYTIPKKEREQSIFGGKYELKLMNELTQKAIARECADWIRRKAQFKSINIETDEMPNGIRIENADDVVAVDRLKNFDRKELGYEVSLFKTSRNLYHAPLSLNYLDEFDNLWEEEDYFRDVTEEFLENLNLAHKEHSPEFIYYVMLYNLFNEFLEDINEDFLPNEGVGYKESKIWGLLYDFQKDAVKSIISKLEKFNGCILADSVGLGKTYTALAVMTYYAYRGKRILVLCPKKLENNWNMYRHDYVNNPIYDRHLLYDVLYHTDLSRDKGHSNGIDLALNNWHTYDLVVIDESHNFRNGGSSENDLSEGRENRYSRLMNRIIKSGVPTKVLMLSATPVNNRFNDLKNQIALAYEGDTDQIDSKLETKSSINDIFRNAQSAYNKWADLPAEERTTDKLLSTLDFDFFKVLDSVTIARSRKHIREFYDREAIGEFPQRLKPLNFEPDLTVSNLGITYKKLYHLLDKLQLTIYQPSIHIYPSKRAKYDKSKEGKMGNLTQFGRESGIKKLMMINLLKRLESSVAAFRYTLIDVVKDYVEKTLKAIEEYELTGLDYLSVDPNFDEDDFDLEDSNFEFSIGKKNRISLQDMDYRSWKVELEQDFAVLTELENIISKITPQEDQKLQTLFTLIDEKLKNPINAGNKKLIIFSAFATTTNYLYKHISQYVLDKYGLYTAQISGTKGFATTLETKNKDLNSLLTYFSPKSKSRDVLFPGDESEIDLLIATDVISEGQNLQDADMMVNYDIHWNPVRIVQRFGRVDRIGSRNKYIQLVNFWPNLELDEYIDLKSRVESRMKISVLTSTADDNVLSSEEIEDNNYRRKQLERLRDEVVDLEEMNDGISIMDLGLEDYRMDLLKYLEEHPELERVPKGLQAILPASNKESEGVIFVLKNKEQLKGKNNQNQLHPYYILYINKNGELLLSPSESKKILEHLSSICRGQSKPLSQVVDKFNRQTKDGKEMVVYSELLQEAIDQLMEHDQISTMDALFNFGSVDLMNTSIEGMDDFELICFFILMKGDSDD